TGCGGCGGACCCAAACCTTTGGACAGTGAACCAAGCAAGTTAAGCTACCATATACCATATTCTGCACGGCGTGAGCAGAAAATTTTCAAATGCGAGAATGGGCCCTCAAATACCCGTTGGATTCCATAATGTCAATCCGTTATCCTGAAGATGCCCCGCGGGATCATTTTTTGATGAAAAAACAGATTGAAGTGCCTTGAGCCGGTCAAAATCTTCCGCTTTTACCACCCGGGGTTTTAAAACCAGAAAGCCTTGCCAGACGTGCTTTTACGTCACTTTCAAAACGGACAAAAACCGGTGTTTACTCAAAATGCCAATATTAACAAAATGGGTAAACAGCAGGATATTTTATTCATCCCTTTCCCGCTGTTTTTCCCGGATATTTTCCACCATGCGAAAAGACTTTTCCCAGGCCTGTTCACAGAATCCTGCGAATGGCTTTAATGCATCAAGGTCGGGCACCAGCTCATCCCCGGCCTTTATCCGGCCGGTATGAAAGTGATATGCGGCCAGGATATCCATATACTCCTTTCGCTGCTGCCGCGGAATAATCACAGGCGGCAGCCCGGACCTGATCACCGGCAGATTGGCAACCAGCCTTGCCAGGCGCCCGTTTCCGTCAGAAAATGGATGAATCCGGACAAAAGAAGCATGCAACGCCACATGGGAAAGCATTGCCCGGCCGTTGTCTTCCGGAACCAGACCGCGATCCAGCTCATGGTACAGATCAAACCAGGACGTCATCAAAGATGGCACATCCGCAGGTGTGGCAAATTCAAATGCCACCGGTTTTCCATCCACCATCCCCACGGTTGAATTCGGTTCTTTTTTCCATCCCCCCGCCGGTCCATGAACATCAGAGACCTGCTCTGCCTGAACCATCCTGCAAAGCCTGAACAGTTCTTTTTCCGTGAAAAGGGTATTGTTTTGCGCCAGGTCATATATCAGATCAATCGCCTTTGCATGTCCCACCACGGCCAGATGATCCTTCAAGGGTTTTCCCCCGACAGCCAGGCCTTCCTGCAACACAAACGCGGTTTCACCCAGGGCCAGGCTGTTGCCTTCTATGGCTGTGGAATTGTAGGTCCAGAAATCCCGCAGCTGGGTCATTAACGCCCTGGCCAAATCATTATCAATGTTGCCAAACAAGTATTGCATAAAATCTTTCATCCAATCGCAGAATAATTCTTTTTTCTATTCTCCCAGAGGTCTAACGCTTCCCATTTTCCAACCATATCATATCAAAGAAAGCATGAAAGTAAAAATATGGAAGGCGCCCTATTGATGATTTCGAGGCGTGGGGAAGACCTTCTGCCAATGCTGCTAAAGTCTCTTGCTGAGGGAACACCCCCACGGGTGTGGGGAAGATTCAATGCCGGAGTATAGACAAGCTTTCGTCCAAGGAACACCCCCACAGGCGTGGGGAAGATTGTCCAGCAAATAAAAAAAACAAATTTCTGAGAGGAACACCCCCACAGGCGTGGGGAAGATTTTACCGCCATCACCACCGGTATCCCCTGATAGGGAACACCCCCACAGGCGTGGGGAAGATCTTGTTGTCGATGTTGATGTCGAGGCTGTCAGAGGAACACCCCCACAGGCGTGGGGAAGATTCAAAATCCCAACCTCGAACAGCGCCCAGCATAGGAACACCCCCACAGGCGTGGGGAAGATCCATCGATGATATCGTCACGTTTCCTTCAGGGGGGAACACCCCCACAGGCGTGGGGAAGATTGATACAACCTTTTATATCATTTGCGCTTTTAGGGAACACCCCCACAGGCGTGGGGAAGATCCATATAGTCCCCCTGCAGGGGATTATTATATGGGAACACCCCCACAGGCGTGGGGAAGATGCGGTCAGGAACTGGACCCCCGACTTTTCAGCGGGAACACCCCCACAGGCGTGGGGAAGATGACCCTTTGACCAGCACCGAAAAAGAATACACAGGAACACCCCCACAGGCGTGGGGAAGATAATCGGCCCGATGCTGACAAGGATAGATGGTTAGGAACACCCCCACAGGCGTGGGGAAGATCTTGTTTCCGGCTGATACTGAAGAAATGGGGTAGGAACACCCCCACAGGCGTGGGGAAGATAACCCAATGTGATTTTTCATCAGGAAGGCTTTGGGAACACCCCCACAGGCGTGGGGAAGATAAGCTGGCAGAAGAGTACGAGGGGCGGCTTTCCGGAACACCCCCACAGGCGTGGGGAAGATCTGTCCACCCGGTGATTGAGTAATCCCAAAGCAGGAACACCCCCACAGGCGTGGGGAAGATCGCGTTCAGTGGGCGGATACCAACTTCACCTGAGGAACACCCCCACAGGCGTGGGGAAGATCCAACCTGAAACAGTTAGGTGCGTCTGCAAAGGGGAACACCCCCACAGGCGTGGGGAAGATTGTCACATACAAAAATTGCACAGAAGTACAATGGGAACACCCCCACAGGCGTGGGGAAGATCTTTCATCGTCTGTCATGCCATCTTCAAACCAAGGAACACCCCCACAGGCGTGGGGAAGATTAGGAGTTTTCCTATTAGACGCGGCTGGGAAGAGGAACACCCCCACAGGCGTGGGGAAGATAGATATTCTGACGTTGCACGGGCAGCGTATAAAGGAACACCCCCACAGGCGTGGGGAAGATTACCCGAAAGGTATTTTGGACTGGATGGAGCGAGGAACACCCCCACAGGCGTGGGGAAGATAAGTTCTCCCGCAATTTGAACACGTGTACTCCAGGAACACCCCCACAGGCGTGGGGAAGATAGGCAGGCGGATCTGGAGCCAGGACGTGGGGTGGGAACACCCCCACAGGCGTGGGGAAGATTGACAAATGGCAAACACTGACAACCCCATGGGAGGAACACCCCCACAGGCGTGGGGAAGATCTTGTGTATCTCGTTATGCTCGCCGGTGCGGTGGGAACACCCCCACAGGCGTGGGGAAGATTTTGTTCCTGTATGTCTTTTAAAACTTCTTTAAGGAACACCCCCACAGGCGTGGGGAAGATCCTTCGGGGTGGTTTTGACTTCGACGATATACAGGAACACCCCCACAGGCGTGGGGAAGATCTAAATTTTCATCCAGCCCTTGCATAGATGGTAGGAACACCCCCACAGGCGTGGGGAAGATCCAAAAAAGGAGGCAGTATGAAGCATCCAAACAGGAACACCCCCACAGGCGTGGGGAAGATGCAATGGATTTAGTCAGGGAGCAAACATCTGCGGGAACACCCCCACAGGCGTGGGGAAGATAAGGATCGTGCAAAAAACAACAAAATGGCAATAGGAACACCCCCACAGGCGTGGGGAAGATAACACTGAACTAAATACAAGACTTGATGATAGAGGAACACCCCCACAGGCGTGGGGAAGATCGGGGAATGTTCTCCGGAGCACATAACTATTAAGGAACACCCCCACAGGCGTGGGGAAGATCATGCTCGAAAGGCAAAGGCGGTTTAGTACGAGGGAACACCCCCACAGGCGTGGGGAAGATTAACTGAATAGTAAGGATCAAAACACATATCGAGGAACACCCCCACAGGCGTGGGGAAGATCTATCCGATCGGTGATTGGCAGCAATGTATTAAGGAACACCCCCACAGGCGTGGGGAAGATTCCGACGCGGCCACAAAAATCAGGTTCAAATAGGGAACACCCCCACAGGCGTGGGGAAGATAGCAGTTCAGGAGCAACGTGGGTAACTGCATGAGGAACACCCCCACAGGCGTGGGGAAGATTGCGTTTTCCATTTATGCCTCCCTCGGATAAAAGGAACACCCCCACAGGCGTGGGGAAGATAGCAACATATTGTCAAAGAACAATCAAGAAAACACAATATCTTGTTTCTCTGCTCCAACTAACTTTTCGACAACCAATTGCAAACCTGAAATTTCTGTCATTTGTTTATCTGTAGCACCGATAGAACGTATGGTATATCCCGGAGGCTTTGAAATAGACTG
Above is a window of Desulfotignum balticum DSM 7044 DNA encoding:
- a CDS encoding Fic family protein — protein: MQYLFGNIDNDLARALMTQLRDFWTYNSTAIEGNSLALGETAFVLQEGLAVGGKPLKDHLAVVGHAKAIDLIYDLAQNNTLFTEKELFRLCRMVQAEQVSDVHGPAGGWKKEPNSTVGMVDGKPVAFEFATPADVPSLMTSWFDLYHELDRGLVPEDNGRAMLSHVALHASFVRIHPFSDGNGRLARLVANLPVIRSGLPPVIIPRQQRKEYMDILAAYHFHTGRIKAGDELVPDLDALKPFAGFCEQAWEKSFRMVENIREKQRERDE